From Nicotiana tabacum cultivar K326 chromosome 20, ASM71507v2, whole genome shotgun sequence, one genomic window encodes:
- the LOC107801366 gene encoding putative late blight resistance protein homolog R1B-23, with translation MRRRAMYLNPLETLQRIKQKWNSYAHIPTILERIVEECHSFCMVLDGYNFSEESCSLDTLHRIEERWGSFLEFSDEYLSTLSHLRDTLKQTEDECSSFHIFLSEESDSLDTLQHKIRHLQDNLWQTVEECGFLLIFSEKYLESFPFETLQRIKDECDYLDRDLFAFDEFKLLERNFNFLKRDFKFLDIILNLLIFTDHPDLVREVQALFRGAAADLIQIYRRQGIHQFYGRVADLQNKLWQTKLEIRKAKYSFYEVSFQLFDHNDTIIPDFVLEFIDTVIENLSDLLKLDDPSSLLQVGGLVDQVEKVLKELKFLRSFVSFVADRSVEPHVYFHALEVAWHTTVVTWLYLPSKEHMYSAADEGYPLFFDLLRKKIQLNEPSISGIYIEVLQAIKLEQSHWYPVIQIKYAVDCEVGFLETLLHILEELPISGDCIAKKATLQEMLNFLRTNLKDLPTTALEFHLQHIDSVIVDAGILVYSVIFDAGLPVYSVNKKEKDDLDFRVKIQNLQAMIYPVARKTFLLKSNLPGIDGVGSADFILDNREKFLSLYSNSVVSVKSQLHTIQKEVKYFQAVVETQVGLQHFVTHTNGLVYEVEYVFDACKKKDVPDWCLFLWILNIGEDIRVLMAEVAEVQENTAFDLVLHNITDAAPTHTSSRFAGNPSTNEEMVGFKDVMNELRGKLIKGSVNLDVVSIVGMPGLGKTTLANELYFDELVVSYFDIRVHCCVSQEYKRKDLLLALLRDVTDDTAKLDREAENELADKLKKLLNPKRYLVLIDDVWKRSAWDDLQSCFPENNKGSRIILTTRHYKVASYAKHVSDPHKLRFFSIDESWTLLQNKVFNKERCPLVLEAVGKSIAQKCGGLPLSTILVAGILTRMKKEKHCWEQVSTNLGPNIQAQSEGTLDLSYQNLPHYLKPCFLYMGVFPEDREIQVSKLTWLWIAEGLINTDMEKLSEDIAKFYLENLIGRNLVMVAKKSSDGSIKTCRIHDLVLEFCMKKAKLENFLETIRDRGSHPSQFFPPMCNTSRRLCLYSHSENLPKWCLFFSHVKSFQFREARNIAFSSIDCVSNTFKRFKFLRVLDFEFTIIDSIPQELTLLKYLAFRTAEDALSLPDNLRNLETLVVQGLRGRVSLSDTIWKMVKLRHLHIYDRAFFTLNSGEKFSECDSTMVNLQTVSSACFSCVDNADKILEKAPNLRKLRCEVSKFDGSFPAFSTLTKLEMLKVSSGTTLTWINQLKLPSSLKKLTLSNFRIHLTEVATHPKLEVLKLLGVTISSNVWEVNDEQFPQLKFLKLENPSFSKWDASDYAFPFLEHLVLKKCRYLKEFPPRFEDASSLKSVEIISCNEELVKSAEAVREELDGMSGSSGFKVIIRKQQNNRI, from the exons ATGAGAAGACGAGCTATGTACTTGAATCCCCTTGAAACGCTGCAGCGTATTAAACAGAAATGGAATTCCTATGCTCATATTCCTACAATTCTGGAACGGATTGTAGAGGAATGCCATTCATTCTGTATGGTTTTGGACGGATATAATTTTTCAGAGGAATCTTGTTCCCTTGACACACTGCACAGGATTGAAGAGCGTTGGGGCTCATTCCTTGAGTTCTCAGATGAATATCTGTCAACGTTATCTCATCTACGTGATACTCTGAAGCAGACTGAAGATGAATGCAGCTCATTCCATATATTTCTTTCTGAGGAATCTGATTCCCTTGACACTCTGCAGCACAAGATACGTCATCTCCAAGACAATCTTTGGCAGACTGTAGAGGAATGCGGTTTTTTACTTATATTTTCAGAGAAATATCTGGAATCTTTTCCCTTTGAAACTCTGCAGAGGATCAAAGATGAATGTGATTATCTCGATCGAGATCTGTTTGCATTTGATGAATTTAAGCTCCTTGAaagaaatttcaacttccttAAAAGGGATTTCAAGTTTTTGGATATCATTCTCAACTTGCTGATCTTCACAGATCACCCAGATCTCGTAAGAGAAGTCCAAGCTCTGTTTAGAGGTGCTGCAGCTGATCTCATCCAGATCTACAGAAGACAAGGGATCCACCAATTTTATGGTCGTGTCGCCGACTTGCAAAATAAGCTTTGGCAGACTAAGTTGGAAATCAGAAAAGCTAAATACTCTTTTTACGAAGTATCATTTCAACTTTTTGACCACAACGATACTATTATTCCCGATTTTGTTTTGGAATTCATTGATACCGTGATAGAGAATCTCAGTGATCTACTGAAACTTGATGATCCAAGTTCACTCCTTCAGGTTGGGGGACTCGTGGATCAAGTTGAAAAGGTTTTGAAGGAGTTGAAGTTCCTTAGAAGTTTTGTCTCCTTTGTTGCAGACAGAAGCGTAGAGCCTCATGTCTATTTTCATGCTTTAGAAGTGGCCTGGCACACAACAGTGGTTACTTGGTTGTATCTTCCAAGCAAGGAACATATGTACTCTGCTGCAGATGAGGGTTATCCTTTGTTTTTTGATCTACTGCGGAAAAAAATTCAGCTTAATGAGCCAAGCATCTCTGGGATCTATATTGAAGTCCTCCAAGCTATAAAGTTAGAGCAGTCACATTGGTATCCTGTTATCCAAATTAAGTATGCGGTAGATTGTGAAGTTGGATTTTTGGAGACTCTCCTACACATTTTGGAGGAGCTACCAATTTCTGGTGATTGCATAGCAAAAAAAGCAACCCTTCAGGAGATGCTCAACTTTTTGAGAACCAATCTCAAAGATCTACCAACGACGGCGCTTGAATTTCATCTTCAACATATAGACTCTGTGATTGTTGATGCAGGAATTCTGGTTTACTCTGTGATTTTTGATGCAGGACTTCCGGTTTACTCAGTAAACAAAAAGGAGAAGGATGATCTTGATTTCCGAGTAAAAATTCAGAATCTGCAAGCAATGATCTATCCTGTCGCAAGAAAGACATTTCTCCTAAAGTCCAACTTGCCCGGAATTGACGGAGTGGGCTCTGCTGATTTCATTTTAGATAACAGGGAGAAGTTTCTAAGCCTGTATTCAAATTCAGTTGTTTCTGTCAAGAGCCAACTTCATACAATTCAGAAAGAAGTCAAGTACTTTCAAGCTGTTGTAGAAACACAAGTCGGACTTCAACATTTTGTAACACATACAAATGGTTTGGTGTATGAGGTAGAATATGTATTTGATGCTTGTAAGAAAAAAGATGTTCCTGATTGGTGTCTTTTTCTCTGGATCTTGAACATTGGAGAGGATATTAGAGTGCTCATGGCAGAGGTAGCAGAGGTTCAAGAAAATACTGCGTTTGACTTGGTATTGCATAACATCACAGATGCTGCCCCTACACATACTTCTTCACGATTTGCTGGCAATCCAAGCACGAATGAAGAGATGGTGGGCTTCAAGGATGTGATGAACGAACTAAGAGGCAAACTAATCAAAGGATCAGTAAATCTTGATGTCGTTTCAATTGTTGGAATGCCTGGATTAGGCAAGACAACTCTGGCAAACGAACTATATTTTGATGAGTTAGTTGTCTCTTATTTTGATATCCGTGTTCACTGTTGTGTCTCTCAAGAATATAAACGGAAGGACTTGTTACTAGCCCTTCTACGTGATGTTACTGATGATACAGCTAAACTTGATAGAGAGGCTGAAAATGAATTAGCAGACAAGCTTAAGAAACTTTTAAATCCCAAGAGGTACCTTGTCCTCATTGATGATGTCTGGAAAAGGAGTGCATGGGATGATTTACAGTCATGTTTCCCGGAAAATAACAAAGGAAGTAGAATTATTCTAACAACTCGGCATTATAAAGTTGCATCTTATGCCAAACACGTTAGTGATCCCCATAAGCTTCGATTTTTCAGTATTGATGAAAGTTGGACCTTATTACAGAATAAGGTGTTCAACAAAGAAAGATGTCCCCTGGTCTTAGAGGCTGTCGGCAAAAGCATAGCCCAAAAGTGTGGAGGGCTTCCTCTTTCAACGATTCTGGTAGCAGGTATCCTCACAAGAATGAAGAAGGAAAAACATTGCTGGGAACAAGTATCAACAAACTTAGGTCCAAATATTCAGGCTCAATCGGAGGGCACACTAGATCTGAGTTATCAGAATCTACCACATTATTTGAAACCATGTTTTTTATATATGGGAGTATTTCCAGAGGACAGAGAGATTCAAGTCTCAAAATTAACATGGTTGTGGATAGCCGAGGGTTTGATTAACACGGACATGGAGAAGCTTTCTGAGGATATAGCAAAATTTTACTTGGAGAATCTTATTGGGAGAAATCTAGTGATGGTTGCTAAAAAGAGCTCTGATGGAAGCATCAAAACATGTCGCATTCATGACCTGGTGCTTGAATTTTGCATGAAGAAAGCGAAGTTGGAGAACTTTTTAGAAACGATAAG GGACAGAGGTTCACATCCTTCTCAATTTTTCCCTCCAATGTGCAATACTTCACGCCGCTTATGCCTTTATTCTCACAGTGAAAATCTTCCAAAATGGTGTTTGTTTTTCTCCCATGTGAAATCTTTCCAGTTCAGGGAGGCAAGAAATATTGCATTCTCTTCAATAGACTGTGTTTCAAACACTTTTAAAAGATTCAAGTTTCTAAGGGTGTTAGACTTTGAATTCACCATTATTGATTCTATCCCACAAGAATTAACCCTTTTGAAGTATCTTGCTTTTCGGACTGCAGAAGATGCATTATCACTCCCGGACAATCTTCGTAACCTTGAAACATTGGTAGTTCAAGGACTTAGAGGACGAGTATCACTATCAGATACCATTTGGAAGATGGTTAAGTTGCGGCATCTTCACATCTATGATCGAGCATTCTTCACTTTGAACAGTGGAGAAAAATTCTCAGAATGCGACTCGACAATGGTTAATTTGCAAACTGTTTCCTCAGCATGTTTTTCTTGTGTGGACAATGCCGATAAGATCCTTGAGAAGGCACCAAATCTTCGGAAACTGAGATGTGAAGTTTCCAAATTTGATGGCTCGTTTCCTGCATTTAGCACTCTTACAAAGCTTGAAATGCTCAAGGTTTCTTCCGGTACTACATTGACTTGGATCAATCAGTTGAAGTTACCATCAAGCTTAAAGAAGTTGACACTGTCCAATTTTCGCATACATCTTACTGAAGTTGCAACCCATCCAAAACTTGAGGTACTCAAGCTACTAGGAGTTACCATTAGTTCCAATGTATGGGAAGTGAATGATGAGCAGTTCCCTCAACTCAAATTCTTGAAATTAGAAAATCCTTCTTTTTCAAAATGGGATGCCTCAGATTATGCCTTTCCATTCCTTGAACACTTGGTATTGAAAAAATGCCGCTATCTTAAGGAGTTCCCTCCTCGTTTTGAGGATGCCTCGTCTCTGAAATCAGTTGAGATAATATCGTGCAATGAAGAACTTGTCAAGTCAGCCGAGGCCGTCAGGGAAGAATTAGATGGAATGTCGGGAAGCTCTGGTTTCAAGGTCATCATCCGCAAGCAGCAAAACAATAGG ATTTGA